A window of Sorex araneus isolate mSorAra2 chromosome 3, mSorAra2.pri, whole genome shotgun sequence genomic DNA:
ccaggagtgatttctgaacacagagccaggagtaaaccctgagcaccatccatgtggccaaaacaaaaacaaaattaaaaacaaagaaccaCTGACTTTATTgagtactggagagatagctcaacaggctgagcacatgctttgcatgcccatattcaatccccagcactgcatgatccctggcactgcagggagcaacctcataacagagccaggaaggagtagcCTTCCATCCTCACTTTCATTCTCACTTCCATCCTCAGTGACTTGGGTGTGGTCCAGATCCGAACTGAAAACCCCCTCTCGCCAGTAGGAATGACTGCATGTTGTGCAATACATCAATACATTATCTTTACGTTAAAGTTCCCCTTCCTTTACAGTCTTTGGAAAAGATAATTTGTGATCTAGTTCTGCCTATTtctcctgtttctctccctccGGCAGCCAACCTTCAGCCTAAGCTCCAGTCACGTGCATCTACTTAGGAGATTGCCAAACAAACCATGTTGCTTCATGCCTTTCCGTTCTTCTCATGCTGTTTTCTCAGTGTGCTGTTTGTCCTTTAAGACTTTGTTTAGTGTTTCTGTTGTCAGAAGCCTTACTGACTCACGTGTCTGCCCCTCTGTCAGTGCTTATTACAAAACTTAATTTTACAGTTTTGTCCTTGAGATTTCTTAACATGTGGGTATAGGTGGGAGGTCTGTCTATGGATTAATGGGAGGAAATCTTTAAATTATTTGCAGAATTTTACACTTCTGCATGTGTAGAAATTTCTCTAAGCAAGGTGTTTTTTTCTCTAGGATGGTGCATCAGAAGTAAGTGGGAGGGACATAGAGAGAGTCTAGGGAttgattgtcttgcatgtggcccaccccagtttgatccccagcactacatatggttcccaggagtgccaccgggtgtggccaaaacaaaacaaaacaaaacaaaacaaaaaataggatgtggaacttttaaaaaacatcattGCAGAAGGctcaagagagagtacaggggctggagtgatagcacagcgggcagggcatttgccttgcacacggccgactcatgttcgattcccaatatcccatattgtcccccgagcaccgccaggagtaattcttgagtgcatgagccaggagtaacccctgtgcatcaccgggtgtgaccaaaaaaagcaaaaaaaaagagagagagagagagagtacagtgggcagtacACTCgtctcacacacagctgacctgggttcaatccctgatgtctctatggtcccttgagcacttccaggagtaaatatggtcccttgagcactgctaggagtaaggcctgagcaccaagaggtgtggacccaaacaaaaacaaaacaaaaaagaaaagaaaagaaattattgcaTTGGGTTTTCTAACAGTACCTGCTGAGCTATGGTTTGAAGTTGTGGTTCTGTAATAGAGAACATGCCTTAAAAATATGAGGCCCTGGTTTGTTCAACCTGGCAAGTGTCTCTCTCAATCTGTTTTTAGAACAGGATCCTACTTCATTATCTACGTTAACTCTAGGGGTTGGCAAATAGTGCTTGGTAAGTGTTTTAAGAGAGTTGGGCTTGTGTGAGGGCATCACCTGAAATAAGTTTCCTGTGTGAAATCAGAGTGCAAGTGAGGAACTTTCTCTTGCAATGTAAATGAGTAACAATATCTATTTTATCCCTTTTGAATATAATTGGAGTAATAGAGTATGGATTAATTTTTCAAAGATAGAGGAAAATTTTGCAGAACCAGCTACAAGAGTGAATGAAAAATTTAAGCATTATGTTTAAAGCAAGTCACAAATGCAAAATCTAAGTTGGTTCCTCTGGCTACTTGTGGTTGCATTTGCCCACAGTTACATACCTTACATACCACTACTGTATCAATCTGATTTCATAATTTATAAGTATAACACATGGCTAATgatgtgggaaagggggatattggTATGTTGCATTGGCAAAACTTACATGTCATATTACTGTAACATTGCTGTAACTGGTTGccaccaaagagagagagaaagagagagctatagagccagagagaggagggagggagggagagacagagagaggaaaagcacctgccatagaggtaggcagggggtgggggttggaggatgatgggagggaacctggggacactggtactgggaaatgtacaccagtcgagggatgggtgtcagaatactgtatgactgaaatctaatcgtgaacagctttgtaagggtccatctcaaggtgcttcaataaaaactaaaaatagagatATTGCACAAGCCTTGCTTATGCATGACCTTGGGTTCCATTCATCAGACTGCAGGCTGCAAATATCACTAGGTATGATCTGCAAATGCTGCCCTTCCTCCGCatttgggatggggggaggacagggggagtgcccactcagtggtgctcaggacatatagatcactcctggctgggctcagaaaACTATGTGGTGCTGTAgttcaaacctgggctggctgcttaTTGGGCAAGTGTTCTATTCTCTGTACTCTTACTCCGGCTCCCTTCCCTAACTTTTTTCAATAGGAATGAGAATAGAAGGAAATGTAATTTTCTGGAGTGTTTTATCTTATATTTCCTCCTAGTTCCTAGTTCAaggttatttattctttttgtgtgtgtgtagtaacAATGCATTATATTTTCTGTGAATCCACAGTTCtgttccttgtttttgttttttccggtgcctgggattgaacctaggaccttagacatgtaaggcatgtgctctaccactgacccaCATTCTCAGCGAAAGGAACAATGGTATCTTAAATagtttgggtgtgtgtgtttcACTGAAAACTAGCATGTAAATagtatatgaggggctggagtaatagcacagcgggtagggcatttgccttgcacgcggccaacctgggttcgattcccagcatcccaccctgaacaccaccaggagtaatccctgagcacagagccaggagtaacccctgtgcatcgccaggagtgaccccaaaaagcaaaaaaaataaaaaaaatttaaaaataataaataaataaataaataaataagtagtatACGAAGTTCTCCACGGAAAATCCACTTCCATCCTTCAGCATACATTTATTCCAGTGGAAGGTTCTAAAAAGTCTATGAATTAGAATTATGCCCTGCTTTTATATGGTGTGCAactattttatttccatatgTAAAGGAAATGATCAGGATTTttgttatttacattttctttttactgtttttattttgtttaggtaTTTAAGAGATTATGGCATCTGAAACCCACAATGTTAAAAAACGAAACTTTTGTTATGATATTGAggatcattccattgatcttcctAGAAAAAGGATCTCTAATTTCACTAGTAAGAACATGAAGGAGGTAAGTCCACAATTCCAAGGTAGTGGGTAAGACATACCTTATTCAGAATGCAATAACAAACTATCATAAGTTGGGTTGTTTATAAATCAAAAAACTTTCTCATAGTTTGGGATGCTTAGAAGCCCAGGATTTGGCAGATCAAGCCTGCCAGGTTTTGAGTCTGTTGAGGAACCATTTTCTGGTTCATAGTTGTCCATCTTCTAGCTGTACCTCACATGATATAAGAGGCCAGAGAAATTAATGAGGCCCTTTATTTAAGCCACTAATCCCATTCATGAAATTTGACAGCTAATGACCTACTTTGTAAGGGAAGAATGTTAATATTTTCAGTGTGAATTTATGGGAAAAATGATCCTTCTGTCCATAGCAGACAGTTTATGCAGTAAGATTTGTGAATTGTTCTGGTTAAATCTGTTTAAACAGTAGGAACCTAATTATAATGCTTGACTTAGCCAAATTAAACGGAATTGATAAACtattgaaaactttttttgtCAAAAACTCTAAAATCTTTTAGTCCTGATGCACTGTACCTGGTATAATTAAATGTTAAAGAGCTATCTTTGAGATGCTTTTTGTTCTTAATTGCAAGTCTGATTAACACTGATATAATTTCCTTTAAGCTATGTTAAAATTTAGTTCTTACATTAACTATTCTCACATAACTATTTTGTGAGTAGGGAtatgaaaaataggaaaatggataaatttctttCCCAAAAATTTACAGCATATAGTATTGTCATTGATTGAGACTATAATATTAGAACAGAGAAAGCTTTAATTGGAAACATTTAAATGTTGAATTTTAGGTTTGTTAATACCAGTCATAGTTGATATAGCTTATTTAAAGAGCTAGCTGCAgttacttacttttatttttcaggttaAGAAATCTCCAAAACAGTTGGCTGCTTACATAAATAGGTAAGAATTTCTTTAAGATTGTGgggagggctggaatgatagtacagcgggtagggcgtttgccttgcaggtggccgtcccttggtcccccgagcaccgacagaagtaattcctgagtgaaaaggcaggagtaacccctgtgcattgctggtgtgacctcaaaaaaagcaaaaaataaataaataaataaaaagattgtgGGGAAACAGCAAGTATTAAAAGCTGGCTACAtgtgaaaatttttttgaaaagtctttttttttttaatgattaactTATTGTCACGCAGCTCCTTTCTGTCAGGTACTGTACTAAACATGAGTGTTATCTCTTATCATATAGTTCTTGTAGATAATAGATATCATTGTCTTGGTAAAGATTAAAGAAGTAAATTGTTCAGTATCTTATACCTACAGAGTGATAAAGTGGTATTTATTCTCAGATCTGTTGAGATGGGTCCCTTCTCAAAATTATAGTCAGAACAATTTGTTATTCATCttcttactccttttttttttgtaagatacCATGAtttctaaagtttttaaaataggttACAGGCATAAAGTATTCTTAGGTCTAGTCCTACCACCGTAGACCCCATCCAGTGGCCCCAGATTCCTcctacccccaaccccatcttcttgatttatttttttttaattgaatcacggtgagatacagttaccaacttacaagctttcatgattatgtttcagtcatacaatgattctgccatccccaccccttcccattctctgcctcagtggcaggcacattccctcttagtctctttccttttggtgttatggtttgcaatataggtacttaagaggccatcatgtttggttcatagtctatactttcagcacacatctctcatcctgagcgatcgctccaaccatcatttacttagtggtgccttctctatcccagatgctTTTCCCCCGagtatgtgaggctggcttccaagctgtggagcaatccttttggcacttatctctactgtccttaggtgttagtctcttattatgttactttgtattccacaaacaaatgcagtcattctatgtctgtccctctctttctgactaatttcacttagcatgatattctccatgtccatccacttatatgcatatttcattatttcatcttttctaacagctgcatagtattccattgtgtagaagtactaaagtttctttgctttttttttggggggggggatcacacccagagatgtacaggagttactcctggctctgcactcaggaatttcccctggcagtgctcaggggaccatatgggatgctgggaatcgaacccgggtcagccacatgcaaggcaaatgccctatctgctgtgcttttgctccagcgcccccccccaccccccggtcgTCTTTCtgcttgatttttaattttaatttggtcGTTTTGGTCCCATGCTGTCACTGGTTGGGTTTAGTTGTGTAGGGATACCTTACCTACCTTACCTCTACACCAACCACTGAGACACCTGAGACCCCTGGTCCTTGCCTCTATGTTATTTCCAGGCTTTCTTTTAATTGCTTCTCTCCCTCAATTCTCTCCTTCCTTGGCATTTTTAACTTTGTAATCTAGAGCCAATCTTTTACCCACCTTTGATATTCAGTATTCCCTAGACAAATGTTTCTATAAACAATAATTAGTGGGAACATCTCTTATTTGTCCTGTCTTTGACTTAAGTGAAGTTAAATTTAAGTTGCAGCAAATTCAACAATATCATAATTTCTTATGGTTGCatcatatttcattgtgtatagcAATCACAGCTTTGTTATCCACTCTTCTGTCTTTAGACACCTGTATTGTTTCCATCTCCTTGTTGTTGTGCTAAATGCTACAGTGagcaaaggtgtgtgtgtgtatctttttaaatgaatgttactGAGTGTGCCTTAGAGTTTCCCAGTGGCTAATAGATACATGATACACAATAGATTGAATGCAGAAGGAGATGAAAAGAATCCTTTTCTGTTAATCAGATATTAGAATTTGTATAAAAATGTAAGATACTATAATCCTTTTTactatatatctacatatgtttatatatttaattttgctttcaaaaattCGGGATGAGGGTAAAAGACCCTGTAGATTTGTTAGGGTATATtacttttttatcttatttaaaaaaaatttattattaaagttgAGGTAATAAGGTTACGATAGTGTCAGTGTTTTATGGTTTTGTGTTTAGTTACCACACATCATCATTACCATAGTGCCCAataccctccaccactgtccttatgttattttcttctccatctcttcattctctccaGTCTCGTTCCACTTCTCTAAGTTTTGTAATCCAGGTCaagtatttatcatttttaaaataacagggccagagagacagtgcagtgggaagagtgcttgccttgcacactgctgatctgggttcaatccccagctcccatGGTCTcctaaactctgccaggagtgatccttgagctcagagccaagattaagccctgagtaccactgagtatgggcctcatgccaaaaataaataattgcataCATGAAATAAATACTGCCTAGATAAAAAAtcgtttggggccagagagatagtgtaaggTACTTGGCCTACCTGGTTTGCTCCCtacactatatatggttcccccaagcaccaccgggtatggcccagagCCCTACCCCTAGATTGTTGAGAGGGATCgtggaggtagctcaaagggttagtgtgtgtgctttgcatacagaaggcccagatttgatctccagtgtCATGTGATCTGCAACAAGCATCGCCAGCAGCCATATCTGGGCAAAGTACTGGAAGTAACCTTCTAGTACGTATgggttgtggtccccaaacagacccaaaacaatttttttgaagCATAAGGGGTTTAAGAGTATTAAGCCTCTTTAACTAATGAGATGGCCCAAAGaaatggagcacatgctttgtatgcagaaatCCTGTGTTCAATTGCTGACACTGCAAGGTCTTTCTGTACTGCCTGGGTTGGCTCCCACTATTGGTTatgagcccctcccccccaaaaaaattaataagatacTATTATGCTTCTGAGTCCAAAACATTTGATAACTTCTAAATCATAAGATTTGCTCTaccttaatttaaataaatattaaaatactcaaGCCTACATAATTGTTGTATCATTTTGTTAGAGAAAGATTAGTTGATTAGAAATTGTTAGAATTTTCTTACTCTGGCTTGTAATATTTCACATTAAAAGCATCTAGtcaatatgcttttaaaaaatctttatttggcataaacttctttttttattactttctgaGTAGTTTGtaatttcccttttgtttttctctttaggtTAAGAAttaagatttgtgtgtgtgtgtgtgtgtgtgtgtgtgtgtgtgtgtgtgtttgtgtgtgtgttttacccGAAGTGTCCTGGGACTACTCCAtgccagtgcttaggggtcattcagTCTTGTGCAATGGActcagggctccagcatgcaaaacatttgCTGCAGctttttgagctgtctccccacccTGAAGTTAGACTTTTTAAGtctcttttaattttagtgaCTTGTGGCCATAAAATGTGGCCTAGTAAATCTTTGTGCTTTAATGCTTTGAACATTTTCACATagtactaaattatttttacagaaCAGTTGGACAAGCTGTGAAAAGTCCGGATAAACTACTTAAGGTGATCTATCGCAGGAAGAAAATTCATCATCCTTTTCCACATCCTTGTGACAGGAAAAAACAGTCCCCCAAAAGTGGGGACTGTGACATggcaaataaagaaaatgaactggCTTGTGCAGGCCACCTGCCTGAAAAATTACGCCCCGATTGTCGAACATATTTGGTTAATGCCAGTGATTCTGGTTCTTCACAGACAGAAAACCCATCATCGAAATATAGTACTTTTTTTTCTGAGGTAAGttgtattaattttattcttatgatactgttgcttttattctttgtcATAATCTGTTATCTGAAATAAATCTCCATCTACCAAATTTAGGCTAATTTGAAAGATTGTGGATCCCTTACACAATTTTCTGGAATAGCCAGATTTGAACCAGAATTCCATTTCTGTGTTAGTATACTGTCTGAGCTGGAAGGACATAATTGATAGCTGCTGTAAATATGCATAATGGCATGTTGCCCAGTAGTGAtttaagggaaggaaaaaagaagatagttGCCTATGAAGTAGACTGCCAAAGTCAGAGATAAAGGAAAATTTTTCTGGATTTTCAGAATTGTCTATTAGAAGTGTTGTTTAGGCAAGCCTGCTACGAATACCTGCTTAGGTGCCCTGCTCCTCTGGCTAAGGCAAAATTAGTTGTTTAGCAGACTCAAGGGAATTTGGGGGGGCGGGTGATACACATTTAGGAAATGAGTTTTGTGGTATACAGCCATACTTCAGAAAAGTCATTTATTTGAGGACAAAAGAGAAAGTACATGGACTAAGCCTTACAACCCTGCTTcgagaataaacaaataaaataaaaatgtttatttgaaagAACAGCTTGATGAAATGGAACACAAATATGTtcccttgagctccaccaggagtgatccctgagcagcactggtttcagccccaaaataaaaacagcaaaaagaaaaacagtttgtGTCAGGAAATAAGCTCAATTGGTAGAGAATATGCATATGTCCAGCATGTGTGAGGGcatgagtttcatccctggcaccacatgtgttccaTTTTCCCCCGCTCCCCATCAAGTAGTTCAAGGTATAGCCATGGTGACCCTCAAGCAATGCAGCCCAGGCATTGAACATAGAGGCCCACATAACTACACTGAGAATCACCAGTAGTGGCCCCGGGTGtgtagcactgctgggtataagctccataaaaatataaagaaagctaAGGAGATAGTATTgcaagtggggcatttgccttgcatgtggctgatctgggtttgatcacttGAACTATATATTCTCTACCCCATCCCAGAACTCTGGGACAGGGTCTCataattaacaaaaaattaagtcACATAAGTGAATTTCCTGTGAGATTTTTCAAGACCTCTAAAAGaggttttaggtttttttctttgctctgttGTTTTGACTATGCATCAGAAACCTTTCTTTACCTTACACTTAAATTAATAGGTTTGATTATTCTTTTATTACTTAAAACCCCTTTTACCTGAATGCCTAGTGTCTGCTCTAGAAACTTAGTAAAAGtaaaaaccagggctggagacatagcatagcaggtaagcacttgctttttgtacacagctgacccgggtttgatccctggcatcccatatggtcccctaagccctatcaggagtgactcctgtgtgcagagtcaagaataacccctgaacatcaccaggtgtggcccaaaaaccaaaaccaaatccaaaaccaaataaaaagtgaaacCATATGTTTGTCAAAGTTCAAAGATATTTAACATTACATCTGGCACTTCCAGTTCTAAAATTAATCCTATGAAAATATTCCAGATAGCCATGTACATAAGCTGTCATGTTgcagaattatttttgttctattttgttttgaacaACCACTGattgtgcttaggacttactccttgctcaatgctcaggcgtcactcctaaTGGGATTCAAGCAACTATATATGGCAttatctgatgtactatctctcctgtctgaTGCATAGTTTAGTGGGAGAGGGGAAACAAGATCAATCTAAATCATATCACataaatgtaatgtagtaaagggTGGCTAGGGTGCCTGTATCACCTTTGATCCCAGAGcttagagaggaaaaagagagaaatcaaggggggaaggaagaagatgagaaagatgagtaatggGGAACGGGTCAGGGCATtggttatactggtgatgtgggagatTGGTGTAGCTATAGATCCAAagccacagactcaacaacactgaagacatgagatctaagttgGCAGGTGtagggagcactggtggagggaacttgacactggtgttggaattggtgttgaaatattgtatgcctaaaactcaataaCTTTTTAAACCTTGGCTctttaattacattaaaattattatttttataagtttcaAAAACAAATCATGATACATAAACCATGATAAGAAGAGAATAcatgtaattttataattagGTTGCCCGgttttgacatttaaaatatgtaagaaaaaatgcaaagtttgaaaaaaaatgtctcactatcactatcatcccgttgatcatcaatttgctcaagcaggctcagtaacgtctccattttgaaaaatatacataataatattttgaaaatatatataataatattttaattgcatatgtacctaatttgtcttttttctagAAAATGCATTGGAAAGATGCATACTTGTTTGTTAACGGATTATTTTTGGAGGgtgttaataaattttttttttagggtatTTGAaaggaatcacttttttttttttttttggtctttgggtcacacctggtgatgctcaggggttactcctggggctcatgcactcaggaattactcctggcggtgttcaggggaccatatgggatgctgggaatcgaacctgggtcggctgcatgcatggcaaatgccctacccattgtgccgGAAAGGAATCACTTTTTATGTAATTCTgcatctaaactttttttttttagagtctaTGTAATAcgggggaaaagaaatgaataaacaaatttaaatacaTAACAGAACTATTTTTGTGATTCTCTTGGTATATCATAAATAGgtctttataatttaataaagtaTAAATTAACTGTTCATTTGCAATATTTCTTTTGTCAACTTCTAAAGAGTCACCTGTGCATAATTTTGAAATGTCTGTAGAACAAGTcagttaaaaaagattttatatgatattttttgttgttgttttaacaaATTTAACAAATTGTTTTAACAATTGTAACAAATTGCCTTTCAGGTTTCTCAGGACCATGAAACAATGGCACAAGTTTTATTCAGCAGGAATCTGAGATTGAATGTAGCTTTAACTTTCTGGAGAAAGAGAAGTATAAGTGAACTAGTAGCTTATTTGGTGAGGTAAGAATAATCttcaataaaagtattttctaacATGCAACCCAGAGTGTTTCTTTGTTATTCCTGgctaaaatttttaactttctatttaGTTTCAGTAAGGTATTATGGTTTTAAACTAGATTTATctgactggaatgatagtacagtgggtagggtgctcgccttgcatgtagcccacctaGATTCgatcatcagcatcccatatggtgcctcaagcctaccaagagtgattcatgagcacagagccagacttaaaccctgagcacatctggtgtggcccccaaaaaaaaacaaaacaaaacaaaacaaaaacacctaccaggctggtgtgatagtacagcaggtagaacacttgccttgcatatggctgacccgggttcaatccctggaactccttatggtcccctgagcccaccaggagtgattcctgagtgctgaaccaggggtaagctcttagcactgccaggagtacccctgccctctcccactcccccccaaaaaagtacattttatcAGTAGTCTAATTATAACCAGAATACAAAAGACCATCAGCTTTATAGATTAAATAAAACTGTTACATTTTGGAGTAAGATTTTTACCTATGTAACTAAAAGATTCCAGTATGAGAAGaacttaagtttt
This region includes:
- the KATNBL1 gene encoding KATNB1-like protein 1 — its product is MASETHNVKKRNFCYDIEDHSIDLPRKRISNFTSKNMKEVKKSPKQLAAYINRTVGQAVKSPDKLLKVIYRRKKIHHPFPHPCDRKKQSPKSGDCDMANKENELACAGHLPEKLRPDCRTYLVNASDSGSSQTENPSSKYSTFFSEVSQDHETMAQVLFSRNLRLNVALTFWRKRSISELVAYLVRIEDLGVVVDCLPVLTNSLQEEKQYISLGCCVDLLPLVKSLLKSKFEEYIIVGLNWLQAVIKRWWSELSSKTEIINDGNIQILKQQLSGLWEQENHLTLVPGYTGNIAKDVDAYLLQLH